A genomic segment from Thamnophis elegans isolate rThaEle1 chromosome 3, rThaEle1.pri, whole genome shotgun sequence encodes:
- the COPS7A gene encoding COP9 signalosome complex subunit 7a isoform X2, with translation MAAEVKVSGQNQEQFLLLARSAHGAALASLIHQVLEAPGIYVFGELLDMPNVQELAETEAGNLPPLTEAQKNKLRHLSVVTLASKLKCIPYSVLLEQLQLKNVRQLEDLVIEAVYADVLRGSLDQRNQRLEVDYSIGRDIRREELSIITRTLQEWCQGCEVVLSSIEEQVSRANQHKEQQLGLKQQIESEVANLKKTIKVTTAAAAAATSQDPEQHLSELREPAPGTNQRQASKKASKGKGLRGSAKIWSKSN, from the exons ATGGCAGCCGAAGTGAAGGTGTCTGGGCAGAATCAGGAGCAGTTTCTGCTGCTGGCAAGATCTGCCCACGGAGCTGCTCTGGCCAGTCTCATTCATCAAGTGCTGGAAGCGCCCGGTATTTATGTTTTTGGAGAGCTGCTTGATATGCCAAATGTTCAAGAG CTAGCTGAAA CTGAAGCTGGGAATCTGCCTCCCTTGACAGAAGCTCAGAAGAACAAACTACGCCACCTCTCTGTGGTCACCTTGGCTTCCAAGCTGAAG TGCATCCCCTATTCTGTACTGCTGGAGCAGCTCCAACTGAAGAATGTACGGCAACTGGAGGATTTGGTGATTGAGGCAGTGTATGCCGATGTTCTCCGAGGGAGCTTGGACCAGCGGAACCAGCGGTTAGAGGTGGATTATAGCATTGGCCGGGACATCCGCAGGGAGGAGCTCAGTATCATTACCCGCACGCTCCAAGAATG GTGCCAGGGCTGCGAAGTTGTCCTTTCAAGCATTGAAGAACAAGTTAGCCGAGCCAATCAACACAAAGAGCAGCAGCTGGGCCTGAAGCAGCAGATTGAGAGTGAG GTGGCAAATCTGAAGAAGACAATTAAGGTGACAacagcagctgcagcagcagcaacctcCCAAGACCCTGAGCAGCATTTGTCAGAACTCCGGGAGCCTGCACCGGGTACCAACCAGCGCCAGGCTAGCAAGAAGGCCTCCAAGGGCAAAGG
- the COPS7A gene encoding COP9 signalosome complex subunit 7a isoform X1: MAAEVKVSGQNQEQFLLLARSAHGAALASLIHQVLEAPGIYVFGELLDMPNVQELAESEFSPVFHLLTVFAYGTYSDYLAEAGNLPPLTEAQKNKLRHLSVVTLASKLKCIPYSVLLEQLQLKNVRQLEDLVIEAVYADVLRGSLDQRNQRLEVDYSIGRDIRREELSIITRTLQEWCQGCEVVLSSIEEQVSRANQHKEQQLGLKQQIESEVANLKKTIKVTTAAAAAATSQDPEQHLSELREPAPGTNQRQASKKASKGKGLRGSAKIWSKSN, encoded by the exons ATGGCAGCCGAAGTGAAGGTGTCTGGGCAGAATCAGGAGCAGTTTCTGCTGCTGGCAAGATCTGCCCACGGAGCTGCTCTGGCCAGTCTCATTCATCAAGTGCTGGAAGCGCCCGGTATTTATGTTTTTGGAGAGCTGCTTGATATGCCAAATGTTCAAGAG CTAGCTGAAAGTGAGTTCTCACCTGTTTTTCACCTGCTTACAGTCTTTGCATATGGGACGTATTCAGATTACCTGG CTGAAGCTGGGAATCTGCCTCCCTTGACAGAAGCTCAGAAGAACAAACTACGCCACCTCTCTGTGGTCACCTTGGCTTCCAAGCTGAAG TGCATCCCCTATTCTGTACTGCTGGAGCAGCTCCAACTGAAGAATGTACGGCAACTGGAGGATTTGGTGATTGAGGCAGTGTATGCCGATGTTCTCCGAGGGAGCTTGGACCAGCGGAACCAGCGGTTAGAGGTGGATTATAGCATTGGCCGGGACATCCGCAGGGAGGAGCTCAGTATCATTACCCGCACGCTCCAAGAATG GTGCCAGGGCTGCGAAGTTGTCCTTTCAAGCATTGAAGAACAAGTTAGCCGAGCCAATCAACACAAAGAGCAGCAGCTGGGCCTGAAGCAGCAGATTGAGAGTGAG GTGGCAAATCTGAAGAAGACAATTAAGGTGACAacagcagctgcagcagcagcaacctcCCAAGACCCTGAGCAGCATTTGTCAGAACTCCGGGAGCCTGCACCGGGTACCAACCAGCGCCAGGCTAGCAAGAAGGCCTCCAAGGGCAAAGG